From the genome of Caballeronia sp. TF1N1, one region includes:
- a CDS encoding methyl-accepting chemotaxis protein: protein MLHNLSVKSKLAYAFSLLTVMVVCISINSIYALNQSRQAFESYLEGVNARANVAAQLRAAVDRRAIAARNIVLVITESDLALEKTDVVAAHSDVQAHLTELKRLVARPDASDQARALVGRIDEIEQAYAPVATAILELENAGRRDAAIAKMNAECRPLLAKLTHATDEYAALTRQKEAEIAADYDQQYVLTRNIQLGVCLAAILLAIGAAAAITRSIVEPLKRAVRTANAVAQGDLRTTLHVSGRDETASLLRALQQMNDRLTATIGQVRESSTAVECAAREIATGNTDLSQRTEEQAASLEQTAASMEQLNSAVKSNSESASHAASLAGNAFDIARRGNAVVGRVVETMNGISDSSTEIANITAIIEGIAFQTNILALNAAVEAARAGEQGRGFAVVASEVRTLAQRSSSAAKDIKTLIENSVQKVQDGALLASDAGRTMADVTAAVTKVTDIMQEIAAASGEQSRGIEQVNQAIAQMDQVTQQNAALVEEAAAAAQALHDQGMHLTGAVAFFSIEA from the coding sequence ATGCTCCACAATCTAAGCGTCAAAAGTAAGCTGGCATACGCGTTCTCGCTTCTGACTGTCATGGTGGTCTGTATTTCGATCAACTCCATTTACGCGCTCAATCAGTCACGACAAGCATTCGAGTCTTATTTAGAAGGTGTTAATGCGCGCGCAAACGTTGCCGCACAACTACGCGCGGCGGTCGACCGACGCGCCATCGCCGCGCGCAATATTGTGTTAGTCATCACCGAGTCTGATCTTGCACTGGAGAAGACGGATGTCGTCGCGGCCCATTCCGACGTTCAGGCACATCTGACGGAACTCAAGCGGCTGGTTGCGAGACCCGATGCATCGGATCAGGCCCGCGCACTCGTTGGCCGTATTGATGAGATTGAGCAGGCTTATGCCCCTGTCGCTACTGCGATCTTGGAGCTTGAGAATGCAGGTCGTCGGGACGCGGCGATTGCGAAAATGAACGCAGAGTGCCGCCCCTTGCTTGCCAAGCTGACCCATGCCACAGACGAGTATGCGGCGCTCACGCGACAAAAAGAAGCTGAGATCGCAGCCGATTATGATCAGCAGTATGTCTTGACCCGCAATATCCAGCTCGGCGTTTGTCTCGCCGCCATTCTGCTGGCGATCGGTGCAGCAGCGGCCATCACGCGCTCGATTGTCGAGCCTCTTAAGCGCGCGGTTCGGACTGCCAACGCGGTCGCGCAAGGCGACTTACGAACGACCTTGCATGTTTCAGGTCGCGACGAGACGGCGTCGCTGTTGCGGGCGCTCCAACAGATGAATGATCGATTGACCGCAACAATCGGCCAAGTACGAGAAAGCAGCACCGCTGTCGAATGCGCTGCAAGGGAGATTGCCACCGGCAACACTGACCTCAGCCAACGCACCGAGGAGCAGGCTGCATCGCTGGAACAAACCGCTGCCAGCATGGAACAACTTAATTCGGCCGTTAAAAGCAACTCCGAAAGCGCCTCACATGCGGCATCGCTCGCGGGCAACGCTTTCGACATCGCTCGACGAGGAAACGCAGTGGTTGGCCGCGTGGTTGAAACGATGAACGGCATCAGCGACAGCTCGACCGAGATCGCCAACATCACCGCAATCATTGAGGGCATCGCATTCCAGACGAATATCCTGGCGTTGAATGCGGCAGTAGAAGCGGCGCGTGCCGGCGAACAAGGGCGCGGCTTTGCGGTCGTCGCCAGCGAGGTCCGAACACTCGCTCAACGCTCGTCGAGCGCCGCCAAGGACATCAAGACCTTGATCGAGAACTCGGTCCAAAAAGTTCAGGACGGAGCGCTCCTTGCAAGCGATGCGGGGCGGACGATGGCTGACGTGACCGCTGCTGTGACCAAAGTGACTGACATCATGCAGGAAATTGCTGCGGCGTCAGGCGAACAAAGTCGCGGCATCGAACAAGTGAATCAGGCCATCGCGCAAATGGATCAGGTCACCCAGCAAAACGCCGCGCTAGTTGAGGAGGCGGCGGCGGCCGCTCAGGCGCTTCATGATCAAGGCATGCACCTTACCGGCGCGGTCGCTTTCTTTTCCATCGAGGCCTAA
- a CDS encoding chemotaxis protein, which produces MNNDQHDIEQRVRLAGSNMFELLLFRLGATRGTGARELYGINVFKVREIVAMPKLTELAGSSDKILGVADVRGEIIPVIDLARVTGCTPREGNRILLVTEFARTTQGFAVEEVDDIVRLEWNRVLSAEGHSSGKTVTSIARLDAHAGGRLAQVLDVEQILRDALPASEPEINEQNTGRLTLPPGARVLAADDSGVARALIEESLKSMGVPFIMAKTGQEAWDLLEKAGEKAVKEGKKVTDDIALVLTDLEMPEMDGFTLTRKIKAAAGLQMIPVVIHSSLSGSANEQHVRKVGANAYVSKFVAAELAAVMRQAMSKVAA; this is translated from the coding sequence ATGAACAACGATCAACACGATATTGAACAGCGGGTGCGCCTGGCAGGTAGCAACATGTTTGAGTTGTTGCTATTTCGCCTTGGTGCTACCCGCGGTACAGGCGCCCGCGAACTCTACGGAATCAATGTCTTCAAAGTTCGAGAAATCGTCGCAATGCCCAAGCTCACCGAACTGGCAGGGTCGTCTGACAAGATCCTTGGCGTCGCGGATGTTCGTGGCGAAATCATCCCCGTCATCGACCTTGCGAGAGTCACCGGATGTACCCCGCGCGAAGGAAATCGCATCCTGCTGGTGACGGAGTTCGCTCGCACGACCCAAGGCTTCGCTGTGGAGGAGGTCGACGATATTGTTCGCCTGGAGTGGAACCGCGTCCTCTCGGCCGAAGGACATTCGAGCGGCAAAACCGTGACCAGCATAGCCCGACTTGACGCACACGCTGGCGGTAGACTCGCGCAGGTGCTCGACGTTGAGCAAATTCTGCGCGATGCCCTGCCTGCCAGTGAACCAGAAATCAACGAACAGAATACGGGCCGCCTTACTCTGCCGCCTGGTGCGCGGGTGCTGGCCGCGGATGATTCCGGCGTCGCGCGAGCCCTTATCGAAGAAAGTTTGAAGTCGATGGGGGTACCCTTCATCATGGCCAAGACCGGACAAGAGGCGTGGGATCTGCTGGAGAAAGCAGGCGAGAAAGCAGTTAAGGAAGGCAAGAAAGTCACGGACGACATCGCGTTGGTACTGACGGATCTCGAAATGCCGGAGATGGACGGGTTCACGCTTACCCGCAAGATCAAAGCTGCTGCTGGACTGCAGATGATCCCAGTTGTCATCCACTCGTCGCTGTCGGGCTCGGCGAACGAGCAGCACGTCAGAAAGGTTGGCGCCAACGCTTATGTGTCGAAGTTCGTTGCGGCAGAGCTCGCTGCCGTCATGCGTCAGGCAATGTCCAAGGTTGCAGCGTGA
- a CDS encoding methyl-accepting chemotaxis protein, with protein sequence MKKETWTVKAKLAASFGTLSLIVLVIAGMALSSLNDANARFEGFINGINARAEMATAIRAAVDDRAEAVRNLALVTTPADIELEHQAVLKAEQTIEVRLAEFNRMVAGATDMPAQAHELATEISRIEGLYRPVALEIVGLAMDGQREAAIAAINNKCRPLLADLKRATNAYTDATHARAVEMVNEAQIRFEHQRNLLVVLSIATLSIAIFAGAIITLSILRALGAEPGVLATIAQRVAKGNLHAIDGAHKTVDGSVLSSMHTMQGSLVKMIGEVRSAADNIASGSSEIATGNIDLSSRTEQQASALQQTASSMDELTSTVKQNSENAQQASSLAAHASEIAHKGNQAVDQVIQTMSTISSSSSQISAITSIIEGIAFQTNILALNAAVEAARAGEQGRGFAVVAGEVRTLAQRSSTAAKEIKDLITMSVAQIADGADHANDAGTTMTELTHAVRRVTDIMGEIASASSEQSKGIEQVNLAITQMDVVTQQNAALVEEAAAAAQSLDGQGRKLTDAVSFFH encoded by the coding sequence ATGAAAAAAGAAACTTGGACGGTCAAGGCAAAGCTGGCCGCGTCATTCGGAACTCTGAGTCTGATCGTTCTTGTGATCGCTGGTATGGCCCTAAGCTCGCTTAACGATGCAAACGCGCGATTCGAGGGATTTATCAACGGCATCAATGCTCGCGCGGAAATGGCCACGGCCATCCGCGCCGCAGTCGATGACCGCGCAGAGGCAGTACGCAATCTAGCGCTTGTCACGACACCTGCGGACATTGAGCTTGAGCACCAGGCTGTCCTGAAGGCAGAGCAGACAATCGAGGTTCGTCTCGCCGAATTCAATCGGATGGTTGCTGGCGCTACAGACATGCCTGCGCAAGCTCATGAGCTCGCCACTGAAATTTCTCGCATCGAGGGGCTCTACCGGCCCGTCGCTCTTGAGATTGTCGGACTTGCCATGGACGGTCAACGTGAGGCCGCCATTGCTGCTATCAACAACAAATGTCGTCCGCTCTTGGCAGATTTGAAACGCGCTACCAACGCCTACACCGACGCAACCCATGCGCGCGCGGTAGAGATGGTCAACGAGGCGCAGATTCGATTCGAGCATCAGCGTAATCTGCTGGTAGTACTCTCCATTGCGACTTTGTCGATCGCAATTTTTGCGGGTGCGATCATCACCCTTAGTATCCTGCGCGCGCTGGGCGCCGAGCCTGGCGTGCTTGCTACTATCGCGCAACGGGTTGCGAAGGGCAACTTACACGCGATCGACGGCGCTCATAAAACAGTCGATGGCAGCGTGCTGTCTTCCATGCATACCATGCAGGGTAGCCTCGTCAAAATGATTGGTGAGGTCAGGTCAGCGGCGGACAACATCGCCTCCGGTTCGAGTGAAATCGCCACGGGTAACATCGACTTGTCCTCCCGCACTGAACAGCAAGCATCGGCGCTTCAGCAAACCGCGTCCAGCATGGATGAACTGACCTCGACGGTAAAGCAGAATTCCGAGAACGCGCAGCAGGCTAGCTCGCTTGCCGCTCACGCTTCAGAAATAGCGCATAAGGGCAATCAGGCCGTCGACCAGGTGATTCAGACGATGAGCACAATCAGTTCAAGCTCGTCGCAGATTTCTGCTATCACCAGCATCATCGAAGGTATTGCATTTCAGACCAACATTCTGGCACTTAATGCGGCCGTTGAAGCGGCTCGTGCAGGTGAGCAGGGCCGTGGTTTTGCAGTCGTAGCAGGTGAAGTGCGAACGCTCGCACAGCGTTCTTCAACCGCCGCAAAGGAGATCAAGGATCTCATTACCATGTCCGTTGCTCAAATCGCTGATGGCGCAGACCATGCGAACGACGCCGGCACGACCATGACCGAACTCACGCACGCCGTGAGACGCGTCACCGATATCATGGGGGAGATCGCCAGTGCTTCGTCTGAACAGAGTAAGGGAATTGAACAAGTCAACCTGGCTATTACGCAGATGGACGTCGTAACGCAACAGAATGCGGCGCTGGTCGAAGAAGCAGCCGCTGCTGCGCAGTCGCTGGATGGGCAGGGTCGAAAGCTCACGGATGCCGTATCGTTTTTTCATTGA